The DNA sequence TTTCTTGGTACAAGTCAAGTTGTTTGAGGGTGAAACTTGAAAGGACCcaaaatttctaattaaaagttaatttagaaatatataATTCTAAATATTTGTGCTAATTTAATAAATGTCTAGCCAATTAGCTTCATATTAAGCctaagaaaattatgttttaaattctttcattaaaattttaattatgagtaatttttaaataagataattcAATCActcatttaatgataatatgggagaggtaaaaaaaattaatgtctatacactaataatataaaacaattttacaccattatatcaaaaaatttgttctcaaaaagagtaaaaaaaaaaaacaagaaatgatacGTGCTCATTTTTTCCttgtataattattatatcaaaattcaaaagagacttatctttctttcttttatccaaaaaaaaaaaaatggtgatcAACACCCTCACACACTCAACAAAGAATCATTTAATTCACACCAATAAATCTGTCATCTGTGATATATTCACCACCATCACCAACCGTCACCCTCAATGAGTTCAGTTCCTTCCCATTTATGCTGCTGAAACACTGCACTATTCACCCTTTCTTTCTCAGTAAACACAGCACTGCATGTTGCGCTGTCGCTGCCTCTTTTGAAGGGGGGGGAAAGCCCCTCTTGAAAATTCAGTTTCTACACAAAAAGTGCTGCCACAGAACCGTAGCATCACAGCTTTTCCACAACCTTGAGTCTAGACAAAGCCAATAGTTTGCTTCTTGCATCGGTTGTTTCTTTAtttatccttctttttgttGCCTTTCGGGGATCCTCACATCCAGACAAACTTGCTCACATTCTCTTGTTATAGTCCACAATCTCATATTACATCACAGTGActttattttgtctttaaaaagtACCATTAGTTTTTATAAGCTTGTGCTGTGTACTTTTACTTTCTCAACCACTGTGTCCTTCTATGCTATAtcatgcagtaaaaaaaacattgtttcccTAGCTGAGAGatttttcttatagtaaaacaTTCTATACTTCATGATATGGTTTTGAAGTTCTAAGGGGATATTTTCCTGTGGTGGTTTGCATCTTTTGCAAGTATCAGATAACACTCCTTCATGGGGTTGGGAGTGTTTGGTTCTGTTCTGGTTTTGGCTCTCTTATTCAAGCATTTGGCATCTCAGCAACCGAATACTGATGAATTCTTTGTGTCTGAGTTCTTGAAGAAGATGGGTTTAGCATCTTCCCAAGGCTACAACTTCTCTGCTTCTGTCTGTTCATGGCAAGGGGTTTCTTGTGATGCCAATGGAGAACATATTGTTGACTTAGTCTTTTCTGGTATGGACCTTTCTGGCACTATGCCTGACAACACCATTGGCAAGCTAAGCAAACTTCAATCTTTGGATCTTAGCCACAACAAAATCACTGGCTTGCCTTCAGATTTCTGGAGTTTAAGCTCTCTCAAGAGCCTTAACCTGTCCTCCAATCAGATTTCTGGCTCATTGACTAACAACATTGGCAACTTTGGTTTGCTAGAAAGCATTGACTTGTCCAGCAACAATTTCTCAGAGGAAATTCCTGAAGCTGTTAGCTCACTGCTGAGTCTGAGGGTCCTCAAACTTGACCACAACAGGTTTGCACACAGCATACCTTCTGGGATTCTCAAGTGCCAGTCTCTAGTTTCAATTGATGTTTCTTCAAATCAGCTGAATGGAACACTTCCAGAAGGTTTTGGCGCTGCTTTTCCTAAACTTAGGGTCTTGAACCTTTCTGGGAATAATATGTATGGTCATGTTTCAGATATTTCTGGGTTAAAGTCCATTGTGAATCTCAACATATCAGGGAATTCGTTTCAGGGTTCTATTGTGGATGTGTTTCAGGGAAGATTGGAGGTTCTGGACCTTAGCAGAAACCAATTTCAAGGTCACATTCCACAGGTACTACACAACTTTAGTAGTTACAATTGGTCTCATTTAGTTTACCTTGATTTGTCAGAGAATAATCTTAGTGgggatttttttcaaaatttgaatgagTCCCTGAATTTAAAACACATTAATCTTGCACACAATAGATTTACCAAACAGAAATTCCCACAAATTGAAATTCTCCTGAAATTGGAATATCTGAACTTGTCCAAAACTAGCCTTGTTGGTGAAATTCCTGATGAAATCTTACAAATGAGTAATTTGAGTGCACTTGATCTTTCTATGAATCATCTTAGTGGGAAAATTCCCTTGCTGAGGAATGAACACCTCCAAGTCCTTGACCTTTCAAACAACAATTTGACTGGAGCAGTCCCTCCATCTGTCTTGGAGAAACTCCCATGGATGGAGAAGTACAACTTCTCTTATAATAACCTAATCCTCTGTGCTTCTGAAATCAAACCTGAGATCCTGACAACAGCATTCTTTGGATCATTGAACAGTTGTCCAATTGCTGCAAATCCACGACTCTTCAAAAGGAGAGACACTGGAAACAAGGGAATGAAGCTAGCCCTGGCATTAAGCTTCTCAATGATCTTTGTGCTTGCTGGCCTTCTGTTTTTAGCATTTGGTTTcagaaggaaaacaaaaatgtgGGAATTCAAGCAAACTTCATACAAAGAAGAGCAAAACATTTCAGGTCCCTTTTCATTCCAGACTGATTCAACAACTTGGGTAGCTGATATTAAGCAAGCAACATCAGTCCCAGTAGTAATCTTTGAGAAGCCTTTGTTGAATATCACATTTGCAGACCTCTTGGCTGCAACTTCAAATTTTGATAGGGGCACCCTTTTGGCTGAAGGAAAATTTGGGCCGGTCTATAGAGGCTTTCTGCTTGGTGGCGTTCATGTGGCGGTTAAGGTTTTGGTTGTTGGTTCTACATTGACCGATGAAGAGGCTGCAAGAGAGCTAGAATTTCTTGGTAGAATCAAGCACCCCAACCTTGTTCCTTTAACTGGATATTGTGTAGCTGGGGACCAGAGAATTGCCATATATGATTACATGGAGAATGGTAACTTGCAAAACCTGCTTTATGACTTGCCACTTGGGGTACAAAGCACAGATGATTGGAGCACAGACGCATGGGAAGAAGCCGACAACAATGGTATTCAAAATGCTGGCTCTGAAGGGCTACTCACATCTTGGAGATTTCGCCACAAAATCGCCCTTGGCACGGCTCGAGCATTGGCCTTTTTGCATCATGGTTGCTCACCTCCAATAATCCACAGAGCTGTTAAGGCTAGCAGTGTCTATTTAGACTATGACTTGGAGCCAAGGTTGTCTGATTCTGGGTTGGCCAAGATTTTTGGAAGTGGCTTGGATGATGAAATTGTGCGTGGCTCGCCTGGTTATGTTCCACCAGAGTTTACTCGACCAGAATTGGACACTCCAACACCAAAATCTGATGTGTACTGTTTTGGGGTGGTGCTCTTTGAGCTAGTGACTGGAAAGATGCCAGTTGGAGATGATTACCCTGATGATAAAGAAGCAACTTTGGTAAGTTGGGTGAGAGGACTTGTAAGAAAGAACCAAGCTTCAAGAGCTATCGATCCGAAAATTCACGACACAGGACCAGATGAACAAATGGAAGAGGCTCTTAAGATTGGTTATCTTTGCACTGCTGACCTTCCCTTCAAGCGACCAAGCATGCAACAGATAGTTGGACTTCTAAAGGATATTGAACCTACTGCTAGTTAGTGACCatgttatttcatttttgtttttaatttctctttgatttttctacTTGAGAGCTTCTCATGCTACCTTGGAGAAAATGTAAAGCAGTTATGAGTTCTTGAATATTgatctcttttcatttttcccccCCACCACTTCTGGTAGATAAACAAAACTTTGATGATGAATATACAGCTAGACGTGATCTTTGCACTATCACATGTTGCTGCAGTTTACTTtacttttttgtaaatttagttatatCTTCCTCTATAAAAGTAAACGCCTGTGGAAATTAGGTACCGTTGGAGACACTCACTATTTGTAAATGTTAGAAACACATGCTGATTTTACAAGTAAATGATCTTACTGTAAATCTTTGTCAGAGATACGCAGAGTTGAAGGCAAGCCAGGGGATGCAGGAACCGGAACGGCAAAACCATCACAAAGAAAAATGCGATAATAATTAGCCTCTAGTCTACCATGTGTTTTTGAacgtgaaaagaaaaataggagGTGGATTAACTTTTTCGTAAATActtataagaacataaaagtaaataaacttCTCTATAAACTAAGGCAAGTGTTAACGGTGTTTTAAACCTTGTTGCTGCAATAtttcacacacaaaaaagaaCAACGTATACAGTTgctcatttatataattataatttgatacACATTGTTTTATCATTCGATTGTAtgattgattttatttcattttatgcaATTATGCACCTTTATATAATTACTAAGCAGTATCCAGCCAAAAACAAATATGTTTG is a window from the Glycine max cultivar Williams 82 chromosome 2, Glycine_max_v4.0, whole genome shotgun sequence genome containing:
- the LOC100787157 gene encoding probable LRR receptor-like serine/threonine-protein kinase At2g24230 → MGLGVFGSVLVLALLFKHLASQQPNTDEFFVSEFLKKMGLASSQGYNFSASVCSWQGVSCDANGEHIVDLVFSGMDLSGTMPDNTIGKLSKLQSLDLSHNKITGLPSDFWSLSSLKSLNLSSNQISGSLTNNIGNFGLLESIDLSSNNFSEEIPEAVSSLLSLRVLKLDHNRFAHSIPSGILKCQSLVSIDVSSNQLNGTLPEGFGAAFPKLRVLNLSGNNMYGHVSDISGLKSIVNLNISGNSFQGSIVDVFQGRLEVLDLSRNQFQGHIPQVLHNFSSYNWSHLVYLDLSENNLSGDFFQNLNESLNLKHINLAHNRFTKQKFPQIEILLKLEYLNLSKTSLVGEIPDEILQMSNLSALDLSMNHLSGKIPLLRNEHLQVLDLSNNNLTGAVPPSVLEKLPWMEKYNFSYNNLILCASEIKPEILTTAFFGSLNSCPIAANPRLFKRRDTGNKGMKLALALSFSMIFVLAGLLFLAFGFRRKTKMWEFKQTSYKEEQNISGPFSFQTDSTTWVADIKQATSVPVVIFEKPLLNITFADLLAATSNFDRGTLLAEGKFGPVYRGFLLGGVHVAVKVLVVGSTLTDEEAARELEFLGRIKHPNLVPLTGYCVAGDQRIAIYDYMENGNLQNLLYDLPLGVQSTDDWSTDAWEEADNNGIQNAGSEGLLTSWRFRHKIALGTARALAFLHHGCSPPIIHRAVKASSVYLDYDLEPRLSDSGLAKIFGSGLDDEIVRGSPGYVPPEFTRPELDTPTPKSDVYCFGVVLFELVTGKMPVGDDYPDDKEATLVSWVRGLVRKNQASRAIDPKIHDTGPDEQMEEALKIGYLCTADLPFKRPSMQQIVGLLKDIEPTAS